The Opisthocomus hoazin isolate bOpiHoa1 chromosome 30, bOpiHoa1.hap1, whole genome shotgun sequence genome has a window encoding:
- the CFAP126 gene encoding protein Flattop isoform X2, with protein MAARYSAGQYEDAFSAHRLQNWSVARPGRQRPSPREGSTTIIADDRGHLLPAVPRSQASPWGRFVGTWEMPSRIPPARLDLTSRAVTAATRVTGWVRQPTALTHACNGLQTEITGKPQQPRSDTRTAKEPSRRRSRASGEGIQPAGVSPGVPLEELPCPGAGAMAAAPLSSEPGCTEAWLKPAVTDRRGDTGSPKIPALIHATPSRASPQQATLLPVPTPSPGGMSPGLRALPCVGQGEASPGGTATVQRAGQPSCAGL; from the exons ATGGCAGCCCGCTACAGCGCGGGGCAg TACGAGGACGCCTTCAGCGCCCACCGCCTGCAGAACTGGAGcgtggcccggcccggccggcag CGCCCCTCACCGCGGGAGGGCTCCACGACGATCATCGCTGATGACCGGGGGCACCTGCTCCCTGCCGTGCCCCGCTCCCAG gcctCCCCGTGGGGCAGGTTTGTGGGGACCTGGGAGATGCCGTCGAGGATCCCCCCGGCCAGGCTGGACCTGACATCACGCGCGGTCACCGCAGCCACACGGGTCACCGGCTGGGTCCGCCAGCCAACCGCCCTCACCCATGCCTGCAACGGCCTCCAGACAGAGATCACCGGGAAG CCTCAGCAGCCTCGGTCAGACACGCGAACCGCCAAGGAGCCTTCCCGAAGGAGGAGTCGGGCGTCTGGCGAGGGGATCCAGCCTGCCGGGGTCTCTCCTGGGGTGCCGCTGGAGGAGCTGCCTTGCCCCGGAGCAGGAGCCATGGCTGCAGCACCACTCTCCAGCGAGCCTGGCTGCACGGAGGCCTGGCTGAAG CCTGCTGTGACAGACCGACGCGGGGACACCGGCTCGCCCAAAATCCCAGCCTTGATCCATGCCACTCCGAGCAGGGCCAGCCCTCAGCAAGCCACCTTGCTGCCGGTCCCCACTCCCAGCCCGGGGGGCATGTCACCCGGGCTCAGGGCATTGCCTTGTGTGGGTCAGGGGGAGGCCAGCCCTGGAGGAACAGCCACAGTCCAGAGAGCGGGGCAGCCATCTTGCGCTGGGCTCTGA
- the CFAP126 gene encoding protein Flattop isoform X1: protein MAARYSAGQYEDAFSAHRLQNWSVARPGRQRPSPREGSTTIIADDRGHLLPAVPRSQASPWGRFVGTWEMPSRIPPARLDLTSRAVTAATRVTGWVRQPTALTHACNGLQTEITGKPQQPRSDTRTAKEPSRRRSRASGEGIQPAGVSPGVPLEELPCPGAGAMAAAPLSSEPGCTEAWLKVNASPEPPAAHQPCSRQGTWGQTPCSHQPAVTDRRGDTGSPKIPALIHATPSRASPQQATLLPVPTPSPGGMSPGLRALPCVGQGEASPGGTATVQRAGQPSCAGL from the exons ATGGCAGCCCGCTACAGCGCGGGGCAg TACGAGGACGCCTTCAGCGCCCACCGCCTGCAGAACTGGAGcgtggcccggcccggccggcag CGCCCCTCACCGCGGGAGGGCTCCACGACGATCATCGCTGATGACCGGGGGCACCTGCTCCCTGCCGTGCCCCGCTCCCAG gcctCCCCGTGGGGCAGGTTTGTGGGGACCTGGGAGATGCCGTCGAGGATCCCCCCGGCCAGGCTGGACCTGACATCACGCGCGGTCACCGCAGCCACACGGGTCACCGGCTGGGTCCGCCAGCCAACCGCCCTCACCCATGCCTGCAACGGCCTCCAGACAGAGATCACCGGGAAG CCTCAGCAGCCTCGGTCAGACACGCGAACCGCCAAGGAGCCTTCCCGAAGGAGGAGTCGGGCGTCTGGCGAGGGGATCCAGCCTGCCGGGGTCTCTCCTGGGGTGCCGCTGGAGGAGCTGCCTTGCCCCGGAGCAGGAGCCATGGCTGCAGCACCACTCTCCAGCGAGCCTGGCTGCACGGAGGCCTGGCTGAAGGTGAATGCGTCCCCAGAGCCCCCAGCTGCACACCAGCCTTGCTCTCGGCAAGGGACGTGGGGACAAACACCATGCTCCCACCAGCCTGCTGTGACAGACCGACGCGGGGACACCGGCTCGCCCAAAATCCCAGCCTTGATCCATGCCACTCCGAGCAGGGCCAGCCCTCAGCAAGCCACCTTGCTGCCGGTCCCCACTCCCAGCCCGGGGGGCATGTCACCCGGGCTCAGGGCATTGCCTTGTGTGGGTCAGGGGGAGGCCAGCCCTGGAGGAACAGCCACAGTCCAGAGAGCGGGGCAGCCATCTTGCGCTGGGCTCTGA
- the VSIG8 gene encoding V-set and immunoglobulin domain-containing protein 8 codes for MSLCPQCSFTGPSGCCPDGYSTPPGDQAPEALLLAVRINSKGREVLYLAKGDSVKLGCPYVLEPEDNGPQGVGIEWIQITPERTGPENVFLSYYDHHVNYGSGSGLQDRVAFVQNDPSQYDASIRLADLQVSDTGTYQCRVKKNTVAVHEVIVTVQEKPANPQCWIEGELIVGSSILLRCYSRGGTSPLAYQWAKLADGYGGGHLPSGTIQGRAPGDLLIRSVSEVHAGVYQCRVTNRVGYSVCQLNLSLAPRGKQAGIIVGSILGSLLLLSLLGLLIWALICRYRRKECQQTCSDCRSSTGGTMTRPCNVCAHHSYSPHGISYMQCQHGDGDERAAALICNDGIRHQVACPAL; via the exons ATGTCCCTTTGTCCCCAGTGCAGCTTCACAGGACCCAGCGGGTGCTGTCCTGATGGGTACTCAACCCCACCAGGAGACCAAGCCCCTGAGG CTCTCCTCCTGGCCGTCAGGATCAACAGTAAGGGCCGGGAGGTGCTGTACCTGGCCAAGGGTGACTCGGTGAAGCTGGGCTGCCCCTATGTCCTCGAGCCAGAAGACAACGGTCCCCAGGGTGTAGGCATCGAGTGGATCCAGATCACGCCAGAGCGGACTGGCCCAGAGAATGTG TTCCTGTCCTACTATGACCACCACGTCAACTATGGCAGTGGCTCGGGGCTGCAGGACCGGGTGGCCTTCGTGCAGAACGACCCCAGCCAGTACGACGCCTCCATCCGCCTGGCCGACCTGCAGGTCTCTGACACTGGCACCTACCAGTGCCGGGTGAAGAAAAACACCGTGGCCGTGCACGAGGTCATTGTCACTGTGCAAG AGAAGCCAGCCAACCCACAGTGCTGGATAGAGGGGGAGCTGATCGTGGGGAGCAGCATCCTGCTGAGGTGCTACAGCCGGGGGGGCACCTCCCCGCTCGCCTACCAGTGGGCCAAGCTGGCCGATGGCTACGGTGGGGGACACCTGCCCTCCGGCACCATCCAAG GACGTGCTCCTGGCGACCTGTTAATCCGTAGCGTTTCGGAGGTCCACGCTGGTGTCTACCAGTGCCGCGTCACCAACCGTGTGGGCTACTCTGTGTGCCAGCTCAACCTCAGCCTTGCACCAA GAGGAAAGCAGGCGGGCATCATCGTGGGCTCCATCCTGGggtccctcctgctcctcagcctgCTTGGGCTCCTCATCTGGGCGCTGATCTGCCGCTACCGTCGGAAGGAGTGCCAGCAGACTTGCAGCGACTGCAG GAGCAGCACAGGCGGCACCATGACCCGCCCTTGCAACGTCTGCGCCCACCACAGCTACTCGCCCCACGGCATCAGCTACATGCAGTGCCAGCACGGCGACGGCGACGAGCGGGCGGCCGCCCTCATATGCAACGACGGCATCCGGCACCAGGTCGCCTGCCCAGCACTGTAA